One region of Paralichthys olivaceus isolate ysfri-2021 chromosome 12, ASM2471397v2, whole genome shotgun sequence genomic DNA includes:
- the LOC109628047 gene encoding SR-related and CTD-associated factor 8, with protein MEAVKAFNNELYSLNEYKPPISKAKMTQITKSGIKAIKFYKHVVQSVEKFIQKCKPEYKVPGLYVIDSIVRQSRHQFGTEKDVFAPRFSKNIIPTFQHLYRCPSDDKSKIVRVLNLWQKNAVFKSDIIQPLLDMAAGIPPPSVTPVMPSSAAAVNNTTPGTPATPATPANLVQGLPDWASQITNTDTVAAVAQILQSPQGQQLQQLVQSLQMQQQKPQPSLLQALDAGLVVQLQALTAQLTAAATANSLNPLEQRVSSFNKKLLGPFDFGNDSERGEESKKDSSSSQLPMVSEPINSSLFHQLAEQLQQQNLEQFQKQLLEHQQKAMSIEGQDSIFGQENSVATAQSISQPQLPESENKMDDSIDNQQQDMDLDEGPDGMEEESFEAEEKKTVSTRSRTRSRSRSRSPKRRRSRSRSGSRKRKHRKRSRSRSRDRKRKSSRSYSSERRAREREKERQKKGLPPIRSKTLSVCSTTLWVGQVDKKATQQDLTNLFEEFGQIESINMIPPRGCAYICMVHRQDAFRARQKLSTGSFKIGSKIIKIAWALNKGVKQEYKQFWDVDLGVTYIPWEKVKLDDLDDFAEGGIIDQETVNDEWETAKSAEPVKEVTSQQVSAETAAVSNSQTEAYNQQVTMMPVQIPVAQAVPSAVGLVPPTYPVPMGIPPPGYGPPPPFIRAGFNAAQPPPGFMQAAQTAGMASATTSLVQPSVATSQDAVKDSLFSAMIPPTSTIPGSFMPSALPGAGVFNPVGIQTQQATNEKTAQSAEGLDAAAELTLQGMQNAVRSGMGLLGMHPSASLTHPLHQSGLAGQRMPGLLPLDVRPNLLQPGAAARFPLLLQHGPTQQAVGLLESSLQAQARARAPFSQLDPFNRAPNLTNDNVSKTEDKSSANADEGKDQDYRFPPMEKPSTGLLRTPPPDHRETLGGGAGGGAAGRPPLLQTPGSQPPRTSLVGRLQALAGFTPDNRWNQARGDFDERDGMRGGPQAPGGPKGFQEERPTSGQNFPNRFDSRPGTAGGAGAPANAGAAGGPQTWNRSGSTTAPFDSEIHQDLDERRRPWDRQRDRDERDFDFRRELNGNRHSRERDRERERERDRERGRDHSREFERERERDKERDRERERERGGWTPLLPLPTPLLPTPPLNPNLTLNQGKMLAPLKLNPQIQQRFQSPLLPQAQAKPPLIGLNQPLPQVQIKTPSPSQSQADTPEAQSETPASSETPQAQSPPEAQSPEASPDNKVQSPLTDAPIQAKSPPQSETPPLSESESESLSHPTAQSPSKTTASPDIESPNQALALVEASPQDSPVAFTQAASPPEEPTHLVEEQDSPQKSEEEESQDSASSSQPQWVDGPGMDNIDVAEPTPEGSPEPISEPTSESVHSESEAEQLASPKDVDNEQSEPMEEAASQPVVDTVTDTEGT; from the exons TTCTACAAACACGTTGTCCAGAGTGTAGAAAAGTTCATACAAAAG TGCAAACCAGAATACAAGGTTCCGGGGCTTTACGTCATCGACTCCATTGTCAGGCAGTCACGACACCAGTTTGGCACGGAGAAGGACGTCTTTGCCCCACGCTTCAGCAAGAATATCATCCCTACGTTCCAGCACCTCTACCGCTGCCCTTCAGATGATAAG AGTAAAATTGTGCGAGTGCTCAACCTTTGGCAAAAGAATGCTGTCTTCAAGAGTGACATCATCCAGCCTCTATTGGACATGGCAGCAGGGATTCCTCCGCCGAGTGTCACCCCTGTCATGCCAAGCAGCGCTGCCGCGGTCAACAACACTACACCTG GTACCCCAGCTACTCCAGCCACCCCAGCCAACCTAGTCCAGGGTCTGCCAGACTGGGCCTCTCAGATTACCAACACAGacactgtggctgctgtggCACAGATCCTACAGAGTCCCCAGGGACAACAG CTGCAGCAGTTAGTACAGAGTCTACAGATGCAGCAACAGAAACCCCAGCCATCCCTGCTGCAGGCGTTGGATGCTGGCCTAGTGGTGCAGTTACAAGCTCTGACGGCTCAACTCACTGCGGCTGCTACTGCCAACAGCCTCAACCCCCTGGAGCAGAGGGTTTCCTCCTTTAATAAA AAACTTTTGGGTCCATTTGACTTTGGGAATGATTCTGAACGTGGCGAGGAATCAAAAAAAGACAGTTCATCCTCTCAACT ACCTATGGTGTCCGAGCCGATCAACAGCTCCCTCTTCCACCAGTTAGCAGAGCAACTGCAACAACAGAACCTGGAGCAGTTTCAAAAGCAGCTGTTGGAGCACCAGCAGAAG GCTATGAGCATAGAGGGGCAGGATTCAATTTTTGGGCAGGAGAACTCTGTTGCGACTGCTCAAAGCATCAGCCAGCCACAGCTTCCTGAGTCAGAGAACAAGATGGATGACTCAATAGACAACCAACAGCAG GACATGGATCTGGACGAGGGCCCAGATggaatggaggaggagagctttgaggcggaggagaagaagactGTTAGCACACGCTCCAGAACACGCTCAAGGTCACGCTCCAG GTCCCCCAAGAGGAGGCGATCTAGGTCCCGCTCTGGCTCACGGAAACGTAAGCATCGCAAACGGTCACGCTCACGCTCTAGAGATCGCAAGAGGAAGTCCTCACGGTCTTATTCTAGTGAGAGACGCGCCCGAGAACGAGAGAAGGAGCGGCAGAAGAAAGGGCTGCCTCCCATAAGATCCAAGACACTAAGTG TGTGCAGCACAACTCTGTGGGTGGGCCAGGTGGACAAAAAGGCCACTCAGCAAGACCTCACCAATCTGTTTGAAGAATTTGGCCAGATTGAGTCTATAAAT ATGATCCCTCCCAGAGGCTGTGCCTACATCTGTATGGTCCACAGACAGGACGCATTCCGAGCCCGCCAGAAGCTCAGCACCGGCTCCTTTAAGATCGGCTCCAAGATCATCAAG ATTGCGTGGGCTCTGAACAAAGGGGTAAAGCAGGAGTACAAGCAGTTTTGGGACGTGGATCTGGGAGTCACCTACATACCCTGGGAGAAGGTGAAGCTCGATGATCTAGACGACTTTGCTGAAGGAGGAATCATTGACCAAGAGACCGTCAACGATg AGTGGGAAACAGCCAAGAGTGCTGAGCCAGTGAAGGAAGTTACGAGTCAGCAAGTGAGCGCTGAGACCGCAGCTGTATCAAACTCTCAGACTGAGGCATACAACCAGCAGGTTACCATGATGCCTGTACAG ATCCCAGTTGCCCAGGCGGTTCCCAGTGCAGTAGGTTTGGTACCCCCCACCTACCCTGTCCCCATGGGTATACCCCCTCCTGGCTATGGGCCACCACCACCCTTCATAAGAGCTGGCTTTAATGCTGCACAGCCTCCACCAG GTTTTATGCAGGCAGCACAAACCGCAGGCATGGCCTCAGCAACTACTT CTCTAGTGCAGCCTTCAGTGGCTACCAGCCAAGATGCTGTCAAGGATTCTCTGTTCAGCGCTATGATCCCTCCGACCAGCACCATTCCTGGAAGCTTCATGCCATCAGCCCTCCCTGGAGCTGGTGTGTTCAATCCAGTGGGAATCCAAACTCAACAAGCCACCAATGAGAAAACGGCTCAGTCTGCAGAGGGACtagatgctgctgcagagctcacACTTCAAG GCATGCAAAATGCAGTCCGGAGTGGGATGGGTCTCCTTGGCATGCACCCTTCAGCTTCCCTTACCCACCCGTTGCATCAGTCTGGTCTCGCAGGGCAGAGAATGCCTGGCCTGTTGCCTCTAGATGTGCGACCCAACCTCCTACAGCCTGGGGCCGCAGCCCGCTTCCCACTCCTCCTGCAGCACGGCCCCACCCAGCAAGCCGTTGGCCTCCTTGAAAGTTCTCTCCAGGCTCAAGCTCGTGCCAGAGCTCCCTTCTCTCAGCTAGACCCCTTCAACAGAGCCCCGAATCTTACCAATGATAATGTATCCAAGACAGAAGACAAGTCTTCTGCTAATGCTGATGAGGGCAAAGACCAGGACTATCGCTTCCCCCCGATGGAAAAGCCGAGCACGGGCCTGCTAAGGACCCCTCCACCAGACCATAGGGAGACCCTTGGAGGtggagcaggaggtggagcagcaggcagaccTCCTTTGCTCCAGACCCCGGGCTCTCAGCCCCCCAGAACCAGCCTAGTGGGACGACTGCAGGCTCTTGCAGGCTTCACTCCTGATAACCGGTGGAACCAGGCCAGAGGGGACTTTGATGAACGAGATGGGATGCGAGGAGGCCCACAGGCTCCTGGTGGTCCAAAAGGCTTCCAAGAGGAGCGCCCCACATCTGGACAAAATTTCCCCAACCGCTTTGACAGCCGTCCTGGgacagcaggaggagctggggCTCCTGCAAatgctggtgctgctggtgggCCACAGACCTGGAACCGAAGTGGTAGCACTACAGCGCCTTTTGACAGCGAAATACACCAAGACTTAGATGAGCGAAGACGCCCGTGGGACaggcaaagagacagagacgaaAGAGATTTTGATTTCAGGAGGGAGTTGAATGGTAACCGCCACAGCCGAGAGAGAGATcgtgagagggagagggagagagacagagagcgaggccGAGATCACAGCAGGGAGTTTGAACGGGAGAGAGAGcgtgacaaagagagagaccGTGAACGTGAGCGTGAACGTGGGGGCTGGacacctctccttcctcttcctacACCTCTGCTTCCAACTCCACCTCTTAATCCTAACCTGACCTTGAACCAAGGTAAAATGCTGGCACCACTCAAATTAAACCCCCAGATTCAGCAACGATTCCAGTCTCCACTCCTGCCTCAAGCTCAGGCCAAACCCCCCCTCATTGGTCTGAATCAGCCGCTCCCTCAGGTTCAGATCAAGACTCCATCTCCATCACAGAGCCAAGCAGATACGCCCGAGGCCCAGTCAGAAACACCAGCTTCGTCTGAGACACCTCAGGCACAGTCGCCACCCGAAGCCCAATCACCCGAAGCATCACCTGATAATAAAGTTCAGAGCCCGTTGACTGATGCTCCCATTCAGGCCAAGTCTCCACCACAGTCTGAGACCCCTCCACTGTCAGAATCCGAATCTGAATCACTATCCCACCCCACAGCCCAGTCCCCCTCCAAGACCACTGCTTCCCCAGACATTGAGAGCCCAAACCAAGCCCTAGCTTTGGTTGAGGCATCACCCCAGGACTCACCTGTGGCCTTCACACAAGCTGCCAGCCCCCCTGAAGAGCCGACCCACTTAGTAGAGGAGCAGGACAGCCCACagaagagtgaggaggaggagtcacaAGATAGTGCCTCCTCAAGTCAACCCCAGTGGGTCGACGGACCTGGGATGGACAATATCGATGTGGCTGAACCCACACCCGAGGGCTCTCCTGAGCCCATTTCAGAGCCTACCTCTGAGTCTGTGCACTCTGAAAGTGAAGCGGAGCAGCTTGCCTCTCCTAAGGACGTAGACAATGAACAGAGTGAGCCCATGGAAGAAGCTGCGAGTCAGCCAGTGGTAGACACTGTCACAGACACTGAGGGGACATAA